The following coding sequences are from one Coriobacteriia bacterium window:
- a CDS encoding NADH-quinone oxidoreductase subunit A, with protein MAVAALVFTGFLLVGAALALILVTLPNLLAPHSHSAEKGSSYECGELPIGDPWIRFRVAYYIFAIIFVVFDVETVFLYPWAVIFRQLGMYGFVEMAVFVGILVLGLAYAWRKGVLTWS; from the coding sequence ATGGCTGTCGCCGCATTGGTGTTCACGGGTTTCCTGCTCGTGGGCGCCGCGCTGGCGCTTATTTTGGTGACGCTCCCTAATCTACTCGCGCCGCACAGTCACTCGGCCGAGAAGGGGAGCTCCTACGAATGCGGGGAGTTGCCGATCGGCGACCCTTGGATTCGCTTCCGCGTGGCCTACTACATCTTCGCGATCATCTTTGTCGTCTTCGACGTCGAGACCGTCTTCCTGTATCCCTGGGCCGTCATCTTCCGCCAGCTCGGCATGTACGGCTTCGTCGAGATGGCGGTCTTCGTCGGCATCCTGGTACTCGGACTGGCGTATG